In the Flavobacterium sp. J372 genome, one interval contains:
- a CDS encoding 2-dehydro-3-deoxyphosphooctonate aldolase, producing the protein MKKFLSLLTILVIATSCISTKSTLKNVDDKAPMPALSKEKTFVITEMSSDKNYGYDQDYPVNLGFMPAQAAEINVKRYFGALSGPNGEKLTYTKVDTCCPFPSPKNEMGAGLLDIYEVTWPGLNKPHRIYINLYERGKIMAPKGFGIREIK; encoded by the coding sequence ATGAAAAAATTTCTTTCTCTTCTTACCATACTTGTAATTGCCACCTCATGCATCAGCACAAAATCTACCCTTAAAAATGTAGATGACAAGGCGCCTATGCCTGCACTGTCAAAAGAAAAAACATTTGTTATTACTGAGATGAGCAGCGATAAAAACTATGGCTATGACCAGGATTATCCCGTAAATCTCGGCTTTATGCCTGCTCAGGCCGCAGAGATAAACGTAAAGCGTTATTTTGGGGCGCTATCCGGCCCAAATGGCGAAAAACTCACCTACACTAAAGTTGATACCTGCTGCCCCTTCCCTTCCCCAAAAAATGAGATGGGTGCGGGCCTGCTTGATATATATGAAGTAACCTGGCCGGGCCTTAACAAGCCGCACCGCATTTACATCAACCTGTATGAGCGCGGCAAAATAATGGCTCCGAAGGGTTTCGGTATACGTGAAATCAAGTAA
- a CDS encoding YeeE/YedE family protein produces the protein MYSFYGTWPWYISGFLIGAVMLALIYFGKTFGMSSNLRTMCTMLGADKAADFFKFDWKAQRWNLVVILGAAIGGWIAVTYLSDGNGVQINPQTVAELRQMNVDEPNGKLLPDALTSAEALESPKVLAILLIGGLLVGFGTRYAGGCTSGHAITGLSNLQLPSLIAVIGFFAGGLLMSWLLLPLILN, from the coding sequence ATGTATAGCTTTTACGGAACTTGGCCATGGTATATATCGGGCTTTTTAATAGGCGCTGTGATGCTGGCGCTGATTTATTTCGGCAAGACATTCGGTATGTCTTCAAACCTTCGTACAATGTGTACGATGCTTGGTGCAGACAAAGCCGCCGACTTTTTTAAATTTGACTGGAAAGCTCAGCGCTGGAACCTTGTGGTGATACTGGGCGCTGCCATTGGAGGATGGATTGCAGTTACATATCTAAGCGATGGGAACGGCGTACAGATAAACCCGCAGACTGTTGCCGAACTTCGCCAGATGAATGTTGATGAACCCAACGGTAAGCTTTTACCAGATGCGCTTACAAGCGCTGAAGCATTGGAGTCGCCAAAAGTATTAGCGATATTGCTCATAGGCGGGCTGTTAGTTGGTTTTGGTACACGCTATGCCGGCGGATGTACATCAGGCCACGCTATTACTGGGCTGAGCAATCTTCAGCTGCCATCTCTTATTGCTGTGATAGGTTTTTTTGCGGGGGGATTATTAATGTCATGGCTGCTATTGCCTCTAATACTGAATTAA
- a CDS encoding neutral zinc metallopeptidase: MRWSGRRQSGNVEDRRGMSGGKIVAGGGIIGVIVLLINMFMGGDNSAIINDIQNQIQQQAPAGETRELTSEEQKMGEFVATVLADTEDVWDKIFRENGMTYEKPKLVLFTDGVQTACGNASSASGPFYCPLDKKVYMDLAFFNELQTRFGAKGGDFAIAYVIAHEVGHHVQTLLGTSTKVREMQQQTSEAGANRLSVAQELQADFYAGLWAHYNEEMNNVLEEGDIEEALSAANAVGDDAIQNRTQGHVVPDSFTHGTSEQRMYWFKKGFTTGDIKQGDTFAELR; the protein is encoded by the coding sequence ATGAGATGGTCAGGCAGAAGGCAGAGCGGCAACGTTGAAGACAGGCGCGGCATGAGCGGCGGTAAAATAGTAGCCGGCGGCGGTATAATTGGTGTGATTGTACTACTGATAAACATGTTTATGGGTGGGGATAATTCGGCCATCATAAACGATATCCAGAACCAGATACAGCAGCAGGCCCCGGCAGGTGAAACGCGGGAACTTACCTCTGAAGAACAAAAGATGGGTGAGTTTGTAGCGACTGTACTAGCCGACACTGAAGATGTATGGGATAAGATTTTCCGTGAAAACGGAATGACTTATGAAAAGCCAAAGCTTGTATTGTTTACTGATGGTGTACAAACAGCATGTGGCAACGCGTCTTCAGCATCAGGACCTTTCTACTGCCCTCTTGATAAAAAGGTTTATATGGATTTGGCTTTTTTTAATGAACTTCAAACCCGGTTTGGCGCCAAAGGCGGAGACTTTGCTATAGCTTATGTTATAGCCCATGAAGTAGGCCATCACGTACAAACACTTTTAGGCACATCAACCAAAGTAAGGGAAATGCAGCAACAGACCAGTGAGGCCGGAGCCAACCGCCTAAGCGTTGCGCAAGAGCTTCAGGCAGATTTTTATGCTGGCCTTTGGGCACATTACAATGAAGAAATGAACAATGTACTTGAAGAAGGTGACATTGAAGAAGCCCTGAGCGCTGCCAATGCTGTTGGTGATGATGCCATACAAAACCGGACACAGGGCCATGTAGTGCCGGATTCTTTCACACACGGAACATCTGAGCAGCGGATGTACTGGTTTAAGAAAGGATTTACCACAGGAGATATTAAACAGGGTGACACATTTGCCGAATTGAGATAA
- a CDS encoding DUF4238 domain-containing protein, whose product MGISKRHHYIPQFLIKRFADEDNMLYLYDKEKGTFVKEKRSPKSVFFEMNRNTLDFGDTLNDNLEKLYAELDEKFSRDLNEIIKSENISEEGLMSLLIMVSSLKWRLPVNDKLFDEKDNHYTYDKLPISIKVINDDGSQNKEAIEHLLNSEIFSRTKRLIFPFLPFYENAEITPDKLLKLHQNSYINTNDKITSILGDSPLIESNSSDIEDFGNFILPLGNKETFICNDSGDKKVNSIAFYLNKDLAIYHQAKKYVVCRDKNHLVSIINTYHTVQGAGQVNLIHEHIFKFT is encoded by the coding sequence ATGGGTATTTCAAAACGACACCATTATATCCCACAGTTCCTTATCAAGAGATTTGCCGATGAGGACAATATGCTGTACCTGTATGATAAGGAAAAGGGAACCTTTGTAAAGGAGAAGAGAAGCCCAAAATCGGTTTTCTTTGAAATGAACAGGAATACCCTTGATTTTGGAGATACATTAAATGATAATCTTGAAAAGTTGTACGCTGAGCTTGATGAAAAATTTTCGCGTGATCTTAATGAAATTATTAAGTCCGAAAACATAAGCGAGGAAGGGCTGATGTCTTTACTGATAATGGTATCTTCATTAAAATGGCGGTTGCCCGTCAATGATAAATTGTTTGATGAAAAGGATAATCATTATACATACGATAAGCTGCCAATCTCGATAAAGGTCATAAATGACGATGGTTCTCAAAACAAAGAGGCAATTGAACATCTGCTCAATTCCGAAATTTTCAGCCGGACAAAACGCCTTATTTTCCCGTTCCTGCCATTCTATGAGAACGCTGAAATAACACCTGATAAATTATTGAAGCTGCATCAGAATAGTTATATTAATACAAATGACAAAATCACATCTATCCTGGGTGATTCGCCACTGATTGAAAGTAATAGTTCTGATATAGAGGATTTCGGAAATTTCATTTTACCTCTTGGGAATAAGGAAACTTTTATTTGCAACGATTCGGGCGATAAAAAAGTTAACAGTATCGCTTTCTATCTCAATAAGGATCTGGCGATATATCACCAGGCAAAAAAGTACGTGGTCTGTCGTGATAAGAATCACCTAGTTTCTATAATTAACACCTACCATACTGTACAGGGTGCCGGACAGGTAAATCTTATTCACGAACACATTTTTAAGTTCACTTAA
- a CDS encoding DUF6691 family protein: MKFIKFLLVGIVFGIVLTKSEAVSWYRIYEMFHFQSFHMYGIIGVAVITGVIGIQLIKRNNVKDITGQPIVIPDKEKAFTSYLVGGAIFGLGWGLVGTCPGPIYILIGAGFWGIGIVLIGALLGTFIYGLFKNKLPH, translated from the coding sequence ATGAAGTTTATAAAATTTTTGCTGGTAGGTATTGTATTCGGTATTGTACTTACAAAAAGTGAGGCTGTTTCTTGGTATCGCATTTACGAGATGTTCCATTTCCAGTCGTTCCATATGTATGGTATAATAGGTGTGGCGGTTATTACCGGTGTGATTGGTATACAGTTGATAAAACGAAATAATGTAAAAGACATTACAGGCCAGCCTATTGTTATTCCTGATAAGGAAAAAGCTTTCACATCTTATCTTGTAGGCGGAGCGATATTCGGTTTAGGCTGGGGGCTTGTTGGTACCTGCCCTGGCCCGATATATATTCTTATTGGTGCAGGTTTTTGGGGAATAGGTATAGTGCTTATAGGTGCATTGCTCGGAACCTTCATCTACGGATTATTTAAGAATAAACTTCCGCATTGA